In one window of Mercurialis annua linkage group LG4, ddMerAnnu1.2, whole genome shotgun sequence DNA:
- the LOC126677418 gene encoding amino acid transporter AVT6A-like, with product MTIESHAPKRERKSRKTKPVNEKAPLLPKSQEEHAGFDEFDGASFTGAVFNLSTTIVGAGIMALPATMKVLGLGLGVAMIIFMAFLTNASIELLLRFSRAGKCASYGGLMGDAFGKYGKIMLQVAVLVNNIGVLIVYMIIIGDVLSGTSSGGAHHFGVLEGWFGEHWWTARTFLLLVITLAIFSPLACFKRIDSLSFTSALSVALAVVFLVITMGITIVKLINGSIMMPRLLPDVTDLTSVWKLFTVVPVLVTAYICHYNVHSIDNELTDYTQIKPVVRTSLALCSTVYIMTSIFGFLLFGDGTLDDVLANFDKDLGIPYSSLLNDAVRVSYAAHLMLVFPIVFYPLRLNLDGLLFPSGRSLYQDNTRFASITVALIGVIFLGANFIPSIWDAFQFTGATAAVCLGFIFPASITLRDRHNIATKRDKILSTFMIVLAVFSNAIAIYSDAYALIKKSTSPRA from the exons ATGACAATTGAAAGCCATGCTCCGAAAAGGGAGAGGAAGTCGAGGAAGACGAAACCAGTTAATGAGAAGGCTCCCTTGTTGCCTAAAAGCCAAGAAGAACATGCTGGTTTTGATGAGTTTGATGGAGCTTCTTTTACAGGGGCTGTGTTCAATTTATCAACTACTATAGTTGGTGCTGGAATTATGGCACTCCCTGCTACCATGAAAGTGTTAGGCCTCGGCCTTGGGGTTGCTATGATCATCTTTATGGCCTTCTTGACCAATGCTTCAATTGAGTTGTTGCTTAGGTTTAGTAGGGCGGGGAAGTGTGCTTCGTATGGAGGACTTATGGGTGATGCCTTTGGAAAGTATGGGAAGATTATGTTGCAAGTTGCTGTTTTAGTTAACAACATTGGTGTGCTCATTGTATATATGATTATCATTG GTGATGTGCTGTCTGGAACATCTTCGGGTGGAGCTCACCATTTCGGTGTGCTTGAGGGCTGGTTTGGAGAACACTGGTGGACTGCACGCACCTTTCTCCTCCTTGTCATTACACTTGCTATATTTTCTCCACTTGCTTGCTTTAAGCGAATTG ATTCTTTAAGCTTCACATCAGCTTTATCAGTTGCTCTAGCAGTTGTGTTTCTTGTAATCACCATGGGGATCACAATTGTCAAGTTGATAAATGGAAGTATAATGATGCCCAGATTATTACCAGATGTTACAGATTTGACATCTGTCTGGAAGCTCTTCACTGTAGTTCCTGTTCTTGTTACTGCATATATCTGCCATTACAATG TTCACAGCATAGATAATGAACTCACGGACTATACTCAGATAAAACCAGTTGTGCGAACTTCACTGGCTTTATGCTCAACAGTTTACATAATGACCAGCATTTTCGGATTTCTTCTTTTTGGAGATGGAACTCTTGACGATGTGCTTGCCAACTTTGATAAGGATCTTGGCATTCCTTACAGTTCATTACTTAATGATGCCGTTCGTGTTAGTTATGCTGCTCATCTTATGCTGGTATTTCCAATTGTATTCTATCCTTTACGACTCAACCTGGACGGCCTCCTATTTCCCTCAGGGCGATCTCTTTACCAAGACAATACTAGGTTTGCATCAATCACCGTTGCTCTAATCGGTGTGATTTTCTTGGGCGCTAATTTTATTCCAAGCATCTGGGATGCTTTCCAATTTACTGGAGCCACTGCTGCGGTTTGCCTTGGGTTCATTTTTCCTGCTTCCATCACACTTAG GGATCGTCACAATATAGCAACAAAGAGGGACAAAATCTTATCTACTTTTATGATTGTGCTTGCCGTGTTCTCAAATGCCATCGCCATCTACAGTGATGCCTACGCCTTGATTAAAAAGAGCACATCACCTCGCGCATGA